A genomic segment from Aegilops tauschii subsp. strangulata cultivar AL8/78 chromosome 1, Aet v6.0, whole genome shotgun sequence encodes:
- the LOC109732738 gene encoding uncharacterized protein has product MAAVGAAPLLYQQQAQAVGDGCYFSSMSSHFSHGGISSTSSSPASSFSAALGATPPAAPAIAADITAQFDISEYLFEEGAFAATLPPVVSVPAVGAAAASSATAVTARSAESAAAAERPRTERIAFRTRTEIEILDDGYKWRKYGKKSVKNSPNPRNYYRCSTEGCSVKKRVERDRDDPAYVVTTYEGTHSHVSPSTVYYASQDAASGRFFVAGTHPPPGSLN; this is encoded by the coding sequence ATGGCGGCAGTCGGAGCGGCACCACTGCTCTACCAACAGCAGGCGCAGGCGGTGGGCGACGGCTGCTACTTCTCTTCCATGTCCTCCCACTTCTCCCACGGGGGGATCAGCTCCACCTCCTCCAGCCCGGCCTCCAGCTTCTCCGCCGCGCTCGGCGCCACCCCGCCCGCTGCACCGGCGATCGCCGCCGACATCACGGCGCAGTTTGACATCTCCGAGTACCTCTTCGAGGAGGGCGCGTTCGCCGCGACGCTCCCGCCCGTCGTCTCCGTGCCGGCCGTTGGCGCGGCTGCTGCAAGTTCGGCGACCGCGGTGACTGCGAGGAGCGCcgagtcggcggcggcggcagagcggCCGCGGACGGAGCGCATCGCGTTCCGGACGAGGACGGAGATCGAGATCCTCGACGACGGCTACAAGTGGCGCAAGTACGGCAAGAAGTCCGTCAAGAACAGCCCAAACCCAAGGAACTACTACCGGTGCTCCACGGAGGGGTGCAGCGTGAAGAAGCGGGTGGAGCGGGACCGGGACGACCCGGCGTACGTGGTGACCACGTACGAGGGCACGCACAGCCACGTCAGCCCCAGCACCGTCTACTACGCCAGCCAGGACGCCGCCTCCGGCCGCTTCTTCGTCGCCGGCACGCACCCGCCGCCAGGCTCACTCAACTGA